TATCTCCAGAACCGACAGCATTTACCGGTTCAATAGTAGGGATGACCACTTTGTATAGTGCATTTTCATATTTATAAATTGCTCCGTCTGCACCTAATGATAGTAAGATACATGGAATATCTTTAAATATTGGTGCATTCAGTTGTTTATTTATTGATTCAAGCGATTGTGATTCATGCTTTGAAATGATTTGTTCTAACTCTTCACTATTAGGTTTTATTAAAAATGGGGAAGTGATATTGTCATTTTTTAAAATTTCATTTAATATTTCGCCATTTACATCTAACAAAACACGCTTATTATATTTTTTAGATAATTCGATGAGATTTCCATACATAGATATATCAATACCAGGAGGCGCACTCCCAGAAATTGAAACTAAGTCACAATCTTCTATAAGTGGTTCAACATGTGTTATAAAATCATCATTCACATTCTGAGCAATTTCTTCACCAGCTTCTAAAATCTCAGTTTGTTGATGTTCTGATAATATAGCGATACATCTTCTAGAATCAGCACCAGTATCAAAAAATCGATGCTTTATCCCGTCTTTATTTAAGTCTTGAACAATAAACTCACCCGTTGGACCTCCAATTAATCCAGTTGCAAGGGGAGATATACCTAAAGTTTGAGCCACTCTCGTAACGTTTAGTCCTTTCCCACCTGCTGATTTATTCATTGAACGTACTCTATTCGTCTTGTTGAGATTGAATTCATCCAACTGATAAGCAATGTCCATCGATGTATTTAAAGTGATTGTTAATAATTTCAAAGTCTCACCTCAATCTACATATTCGCCTTTATTCCATTTTTCTAGATATTCATCAAACATATTTTGTTCGTATTGAACCGAATCACTTGGTAATAAGTGATCTATTTGTTCAATCAGTTTATTATTTTCAGCTGATTCTTTATATTTAGCGTTTATAAAGTGTTCTACGATATCTTTAATTAAATCAATACCTGTAATTGTTCCGCCAACAGCAATCACATTACAGTTGTATTGTTCTTTCGCTAATGTTGCACTTGTAATATCTCGAACTAATGCTACGCGTGCACCAGGCACTTTATTTGCTGATACACTAATACCAACACCTGTTCCACATAATACAACACCTAAATCGGCTTCTCCGTTAGTTACTGACTGAGCAACTTTAACACCGTAAATAGGGTAGTGTGTTCTGTGATGGTCATATGTTCCGAAATCTAACACTTCGTGCCCTAAAGATTTTATGTAATCCGATATTTTTATTTTTTCATCTGTTACGATATGGTCACATCCGATTGCAATTTTCATTATTATTCCTCCTCTTAACACAAACTATTTAACATATCGATTCTGATTTGATGTCTACCTGCATCATAAGTAGATTGACTAAAGTTCTTCGCACAATTGATAGCTAAACCTGGGCCAACAATTTCAGAACCTAAAATAATTAATTGGGTATTATTATGACGCGTTGTCATCATTGCTGATCGGTCATCAGATACAGCCGCAGCAATGACATCTTTATGTTTATTCGCAATGATAAATGGTGCAATACCGTTGTCATCAATAATAATTCCTTTAGCATCCTCGTTTTCTTTTAACTTACGAATTGTGTTTATCGTCACACTATAAACATCATCTTTCAGAGAAGAATCATATAAATCAACTACTTGAACATCTATTTGTTCAAGTGCAGCTACAATCTTATCCTTAAGATCTTTAGAGCGACTGATACTATTAATAACCACTTTCATAAAATTTCCTCCTATGTTCATATTTGTTCGTTTTTGTTAATTATAATATAAAACCAAACACAAATTATGTCAATAATAAAAAGGGAGCGGGACAGAAATCTAATTTTTAAAAAGATTTCGTAGTCCCGCCCCGGCTAGGATGACTAGATACCTAAAAGAGGATGAGACATTACATTATGTCCCATCCTCTTTGATATTCAGCTATTAAATTATTTTAGATTCGTATTTATCTTTAATTTCTTTTGAAATTTCATTATCTGTTATAACAGCATTCACATCATCTATATGATAGAAATCATATAATGCTTGAACACCAAATTTAGAACTATCAGCCGTAATATATTTTTGCATCGCATTCTCAAGAATAATATGGATGCCTTTTCCTTCTTCTTCGTTTGCTGTTGTTAATTTATGTCCATAAATACCATTAACACCAATAAATGCTTTCGAAACATGGAAGTCTTCCATCATTTTATTAGCAAAATGGCCAATGAATGTACCAGTTTTAGCTCTAAAACGACCGCCAACTAAAAGAATATCTATATTAGATAAATCTCTATACTGAAGAAAAATATCAATCGAATTTGTAAATATACTCAAATTTTTATCTTTTATAAAATGATAAATCAGT
The Mammaliicoccus sp. Dog046 genome window above contains:
- a CDS encoding hexose kinase produces the protein MKLLTITLNTSMDIAYQLDEFNLNKTNRVRSMNKSAGGKGLNVTRVAQTLGISPLATGLIGGPTGEFIVQDLNKDGIKHRFFDTGADSRRCIAILSEHQQTEILEAGEEIAQNVNDDFITHVEPLIEDCDLVSISGSAPPGIDISMYGNLIELSKKYNKRVLLDVNGEILNEILKNDNITSPFLIKPNSEELEQIISKHESQSLESINKQLNAPIFKDIPCILLSLGADGAIYKYENALYKVVIPTIEPVNAVGSGDSAIAGFSYGLLNKNDVHYAVKCAMAAGMANAIEYKTGFIQKKNFDNFLSKINISKLEEL
- the lacB gene encoding galactose-6-phosphate isomerase subunit LacB — protein: MKIAIGCDHIVTDEKIKISDYIKSLGHEVLDFGTYDHHRTHYPIYGVKVAQSVTNGEADLGVVLCGTGVGISVSANKVPGARVALVRDITSATLAKEQYNCNVIAVGGTITGIDLIKDIVEHFINAKYKESAENNKLIEQIDHLLPSDSVQYEQNMFDEYLEKWNKGEYVD
- a CDS encoding RpiB/LacA/LacB family sugar-phosphate isomerase, yielding MKVVINSISRSKDLKDKIVAALEQIDVQVVDLYDSSLKDDVYSVTINTIRKLKENEDAKGIIIDDNGIAPFIIANKHKDVIAAAVSDDRSAMMTTRHNNTQLIILGSEIVGPGLAINCAKNFSQSTYDAGRHQIRIDMLNSLC
- a CDS encoding DeoR/GlpR family DNA-binding transcription regulator: MKLKVDRHRFIMNELKIEKSVKVSTLSKKMNVVEMTIRRDLKELESEGLLVRIHGGAKLKDDELYNEKSHEEKQTINVSNKMQIAKKCGDLIHNEDIIFIGSGSTNELIYHFIKDKNLSIFTNSIDIFLQYRDLSNIDILLVGGRFRAKTGTFIGHFANKMMEDFHVSKAFIGVNGIYGHKLTTANEEEGKGIHIILENAMQKYITADSSKFGVQALYDFYHIDDVNAVITDNEISKEIKDKYESKII